The following are from one region of the Oncorhynchus masou masou isolate Uvic2021 chromosome 24, UVic_Omas_1.1, whole genome shotgun sequence genome:
- the LOC135513235 gene encoding phospholipase A and acyltransferase 4-like, with the protein METGDMIEVNRGQYKHWALYIGHGKVIQLIVPDGPSKVAFCSFSSSSGSVSCKGMITIETLQDVAAGNTYKINNYLDNKYKPRPTDVIMGEVDKMRGRTIKYDLLGNNCEHFVTFLRYGKSESKQADDFMKKLLG; encoded by the exons ATGGAGACTGGTGACATGATTGAGGTCAACAGAGGTCAATACAAACACTGGGCTCTGTACATTGGACATGGAAAGGTCATCCAGTTGATAGTTCCAG ATGGGCCTTCAAAAGTAGCTTTCTGCAGTTTTAGCTCATCCAGCGGCAGTGTTTCCTGCAAAGGCATGATAACAATAGAGACATTACAGGATGTGGCAGCAGGAAATACTTACAAAATCAACAACTACTTGGATAACAAGTACAAACCAAGGCCGACTGACGTCATTATGGGGGAAGTGGACAAAATGAGAGGCCGCACAATTAAATATGACCTCCTTGGAAACAACTGCGAGCATTTTGTTACTTTCCTCCGTTATGGCAAATCAGAGTCCAAACAG GCAGATGACTTCATGAAGAAGTTGCTTGGTTGA